Proteins encoded within one genomic window of Paraglaciecola psychrophila 170:
- a CDS encoding class II fumarate hydratase — translation MPRAFLWALGEVKSAAAIANMELGLLEPGKAMAIKRAAQSVANGFYDDQFPVDVFQTGSGTSTNMNANEVIASLVALQSEGKISVHPLDDVNLGQSSNDVIPSCIHLSAATLIENELLPALSHLVDTLDNKAKEHQDTIKTGRTHLMDAMPLSFGQEISAWRDQITFIHTQLQHNLQSLCKLAIGGTAVGTGVNTHPEFGTVVTRILSGNSGLVFTPADNYFHAISAQDTAVNISGNLKTAAVSLSKISNDIRWLSSGPLNGLNEIHLPELQKGSSIMPGKVNPVIPEAVLMGCTQVIGNDTTITLAAQSGNFQLNTMLPLISHTLIQSIQLLTTCSISLADKAIKGMQINHAKIAQSVARNPMLVTALTSLIGYDKSAEIAKKAYTENRTVLDVAKELTNIDEAVLIERLEPRAIVGDTKM, via the coding sequence GCTGCGATTGCCAATATGGAGCTAGGGCTACTTGAGCCAGGCAAAGCGATGGCGATCAAACGTGCCGCACAAAGCGTGGCTAACGGCTTCTACGACGATCAATTTCCAGTCGATGTATTTCAAACTGGTTCAGGTACTAGTACTAACATGAATGCTAATGAGGTGATTGCCTCCCTTGTTGCTTTACAAAGTGAGGGAAAAATATCAGTGCACCCTTTGGATGACGTAAATTTAGGACAAAGCTCTAATGACGTTATCCCATCGTGTATTCATTTAAGCGCAGCTACACTTATCGAAAACGAACTACTGCCTGCCCTATCCCACCTAGTTGATACTTTAGATAATAAAGCCAAGGAACATCAGGATACTATCAAAACCGGTAGAACCCATCTTATGGATGCTATGCCGTTAAGCTTTGGACAAGAGATAAGTGCTTGGCGAGATCAGATTACCTTCATACATACCCAACTCCAACATAACTTACAAAGCTTATGTAAGCTGGCTATTGGCGGCACTGCTGTAGGAACAGGTGTCAACACACATCCAGAATTTGGCACTGTCGTGACTCGTATATTATCAGGCAATAGCGGATTGGTTTTTACCCCAGCTGACAATTACTTTCATGCAATCAGTGCCCAAGACACAGCCGTCAACATCAGTGGCAACCTCAAAACAGCCGCAGTTAGCTTGAGTAAAATCAGTAATGATATCCGTTGGCTGAGCAGCGGACCGTTAAATGGCTTAAATGAAATACACTTACCTGAGCTTCAAAAAGGCAGCAGTATCATGCCAGGAAAAGTGAACCCCGTGATCCCCGAAGCCGTGCTAATGGGATGTACTCAAGTGATTGGTAATGACACTACCATCACCTTGGCAGCACAGTCAGGCAACTTCCAATTAAACACGATGTTGCCTTTAATCAGCCATACTCTAATACAAAGTATTCAACTACTGACTACTTGTAGCATCTCGCTGGCGGATAAAGCCATCAAAGGCATGCAAATAAACCACGCAAAGATTGCGCAAAGTGTGGCACGAAATCCTATGTTAGTGACAGCCTTGACGAGTTTGATTGGTTACGACAAAAGCGCCGAAATTGCCAAAAAAGCTTATACAGAAAACAGAACGGTACTAGATGTCGCCAAAGAGCTGACCAATATAGATGAGGCTGTACTTATCGAAAGGTTAGAACCAAGAGCCATTGTAGGTGACACAAAAATGTAA
- a CDS encoding bifunctional 2-methylcitrate dehydratase/aconitate hydratase, with product MSSNVDVNNRPDYDHVIQDIADYVLNYNVTSEEALDTARNCLMDTLGCGLLALRFPECTKHLGPIVQGTVVPNGARVPGTSLTLDPVKAAWDIGCIIRWLDYNDTWLAAEWGHPSDNLGGILAVADHLSQVRLSRGEPPLFMREVLEIMVMAHEIQGVIAIENSFNRVGLCHVLLVRVASSAVITKMMGGNREQIMAAVSQAWVDGSALRTYRHAPNAGSRKSWAAGDATSRAVRLADMSMRGEMGIPSALTAEQWGFYDVSFSKTNKDQALKPEAQRQFSFSQDYGSYVMENILFKISFPAEFHAQTAAEASVILYPQVSARLQDIEKIVVRTHESAIRIISKTGTLANAADRDHCLQYMIAVPLAFGNLTADHYEDDFHNAHPIIDELRDKMEIVEDKRFTTEYLEADKRSIANAIQVFFKDGSSTEEVVVEYPVGHRLRRKEGIPLLEKKFKTNLASRFPSQQCQKISTLCKEQGTLEVTPVNLFMDLFVIS from the coding sequence ATGAGCAGTAATGTAGATGTTAACAACCGTCCAGATTATGATCATGTCATTCAAGACATTGCCGATTATGTATTAAATTATAACGTCACCAGCGAAGAAGCTTTAGACACCGCAAGAAACTGTTTAATGGACACATTAGGCTGTGGATTACTGGCACTTCGGTTTCCTGAATGCACCAAACACCTCGGCCCTATAGTACAAGGAACGGTTGTACCGAATGGGGCCCGAGTACCTGGAACATCGCTGACGCTAGATCCGGTAAAAGCCGCTTGGGACATTGGTTGTATCATTCGTTGGTTAGATTATAACGATACTTGGTTGGCTGCTGAATGGGGGCATCCGTCAGATAATTTAGGCGGTATTCTGGCCGTAGCAGATCATCTATCTCAAGTTAGATTATCCAGAGGCGAGCCACCTCTTTTTATGCGAGAAGTACTTGAGATCATGGTGATGGCACATGAAATTCAAGGAGTGATCGCTATAGAAAACTCTTTCAATCGAGTGGGTTTGTGCCATGTATTATTAGTACGCGTTGCATCATCAGCGGTTATTACCAAAATGATGGGCGGCAATAGAGAGCAGATAATGGCGGCAGTATCTCAGGCATGGGTCGATGGCTCTGCTCTGCGTACTTATCGTCACGCACCAAACGCAGGCTCTCGTAAATCTTGGGCAGCTGGCGACGCAACCTCAAGAGCAGTGCGTTTGGCTGACATGTCGATGCGCGGAGAAATGGGTATACCAAGCGCATTAACTGCAGAGCAATGGGGGTTTTATGACGTCTCTTTCTCTAAAACAAACAAAGACCAAGCCCTGAAACCAGAGGCTCAACGACAGTTTTCGTTTTCTCAAGACTACGGCTCTTACGTGATGGAAAACATCTTGTTTAAGATTTCTTTTCCAGCCGAGTTTCATGCACAAACGGCTGCAGAGGCATCGGTTATTTTGTATCCTCAGGTCAGTGCTCGTTTACAGGATATCGAGAAAATCGTAGTCCGGACTCACGAATCTGCAATTCGTATCATTTCAAAAACGGGTACGCTTGCCAATGCTGCGGACCGCGACCATTGTTTGCAATACATGATTGCCGTTCCTTTGGCGTTTGGTAATTTAACGGCGGATCATTACGAAGACGATTTTCATAACGCACATCCCATCATCGATGAACTTCGCGATAAAATGGAAATTGTCGAAGATAAACGCTTTACCACAGAGTATTTAGAAGCAGATAAACGCTCTATCGCCAATGCTATTCAGGTTTTCTTTAAAGATGGCAGTAGCACTGAAGAAGTGGTTGTAGAATACCCAGTAGGTCATAGACTTCGCCGTAAAGAAGGCATCCCGTTGTTGGAGAAAAAATTCAAAACTAACCTAGCATCACGTTTCCCAAGTCAACAATGTCAAAAGATCTCAACACTTTGTAAAGAGCAAGGCACACTTGAGGTAACACCAGTAAACCTTTTTATGGACTTATTTGTTATCAGTTAA
- a CDS encoding sodium:calcium antiporter — translation MLTELAYIFLILAIATAIVWKSCHYLEEACHDLANCYGLPDSVKGSTVMAISSSFPELVTIILATGVHGDFELGLATIIGSAVFNILVIPGTSVFFRPGSLHAARNVLYREAQFYLISVLIVMLTLSFAVIYQPSTVQQFNGTLTGSLMILPLLFYGLYIYIQYQEVRDHSPKEKHPNCSALKSWGKLILCMLLVTLGVEMMIRMVIDLGEMFQTPSYFWGATILAAATSIPDLFVSIKAAQRTHSSASLTNAFGSNVFDLLVVLPAGVIIAGSVVFNYPRVIPMMMFLIFATVTFLVLARSSSELTNNNGKILLVLYAGFIVWMGTQYIGVGGPITANCSDSIGYQQLEINKPTQYG, via the coding sequence GTGCTAACTGAACTCGCCTATATCTTTCTTATTTTGGCTATTGCGACAGCGATAGTCTGGAAGTCATGCCACTATTTAGAGGAAGCATGCCACGATTTAGCAAACTGTTACGGGTTGCCAGACTCAGTCAAAGGCTCCACCGTGATGGCAATCAGTTCGAGTTTCCCAGAACTGGTCACTATCATTTTGGCGACAGGTGTTCATGGCGACTTTGAATTGGGTCTGGCAACCATTATTGGTTCAGCAGTGTTCAATATATTGGTCATCCCTGGGACCTCGGTATTTTTTAGACCTGGTTCACTGCATGCAGCTCGCAACGTGCTGTACCGGGAAGCTCAGTTTTACCTTATCAGTGTGCTGATAGTGATGTTAACGCTGTCGTTTGCGGTAATTTATCAACCGTCTACGGTGCAACAATTTAACGGAACACTCACCGGTTCACTGATGATCCTACCGCTGTTATTTTACGGGTTGTACATCTACATACAATATCAAGAAGTACGCGACCACAGCCCCAAAGAAAAACATCCGAATTGTTCAGCACTCAAAAGCTGGGGCAAGCTGATTCTTTGCATGTTGCTGGTTACCCTTGGGGTAGAAATGATGATCCGAATGGTAATTGATCTCGGCGAGATGTTTCAAACACCGAGTTATTTTTGGGGGGCAACTATATTAGCGGCAGCAACCAGTATCCCTGACCTTTTTGTCAGCATCAAAGCCGCCCAACGCACCCACAGTTCCGCAAGCCTAACAAACGCCTTTGGCAGCAATGTTTTCGACTTATTGGTGGTCTTACCTGCCGGCGTGATCATTGCCGGCTCAGTGGTCTTCAACTATCCCCGGGTTATTCCAATGATGATGTTTCTCATATTTGCCACTGTAACTTTTCTGGTTCTGGCACGAAGTAGTTCCGAGCTGACCAATAATAACGGTAAAATACTGCTTGTATTGTATGCCGGGTTTATTGTTTGGATGGGGACACAATACATTGGTGTTGGTGGCCCCATTACAGCGAACTGCAGCGATTCAATTGGTTACCAACAGTTAGAAATCAACAAACCCACACAATATGGGTAA
- a CDS encoding response regulator transcription factor, which yields MKILIIEDSNSLRRSLKVGLSNLGFTVDDTGDGSEGLSMVLAGDYSLLILDLMLPSVDGTAILKALRDAKKNIRVLILSARDLTEDKIQGLLNGADDYLTKPFSFDELHVRLLCLMRRGSLNINDSKINIGTFSLDLHLKQFHCNGIDANFTPNEYKLVECLFTNQGKVISPEKLSEYLAGQYDAIAKNSIEAHLSSARKKVREIGYDLPIKTKRGFGYFVENN from the coding sequence TTGAAAATATTAATTATTGAAGATTCAAACTCTCTTAGAAGAAGCTTAAAAGTGGGGCTATCAAATCTTGGCTTTACAGTCGACGATACAGGCGATGGTTCTGAAGGCTTAAGTATGGTCTTAGCTGGGGATTATTCTCTTTTAATTCTCGACCTTATGCTGCCCTCTGTTGACGGTACGGCGATACTAAAAGCACTGCGCGATGCTAAAAAAAATATTAGAGTATTAATATTATCTGCACGCGATCTCACAGAAGATAAAATTCAAGGGTTATTGAACGGTGCCGACGATTACTTAACCAAACCATTTTCATTTGACGAGCTTCACGTGCGTCTACTGTGCCTTATGCGCCGAGGCAGCTTAAATATTAATGATAGTAAAATTAATATTGGCACTTTTTCTTTAGATCTCCATTTAAAACAATTTCACTGTAATGGTATAGATGCGAATTTCACTCCAAATGAGTATAAGTTAGTGGAATGCCTATTCACTAACCAAGGCAAAGTCATATCTCCAGAAAAACTGAGTGAATACCTAGCAGGACAATATGATGCGATAGCTAAAAATTCAATTGAGGCTCATTTGTCGTCTGCCCGCAAAAAAGTGAGGGAGATAGGTTACGATTTGCCCATTAAGACTAAACGTGGCTTTGGTTACTTTGTTGAAAACAACTAA
- a CDS encoding sensor histidine kinase, which produces MTLVSEDTEEIEFDFADEFMPEFSGFNDPEYFQLWLNEEIFERSQTLDIFEINSLPKLSLPINTSSITNITLPDGRSGRMYSTTFKPQIESDVREDFGITKEEFSKTQQPMSLAYAISNENLNQILWFVDIIFLVTSIIAIVAVKIIVFNVVERGLIPLVKLNDDLKQINLNSQISTISTDNLPEELISIASGINHFISENKVLYSREKRITSDIAHELKTPIAELLSLSEVAIKFPHERQISDTYKSDVLDIAQRLKNIVNGILLLQKSTSGVELQKTDVNIESLLKCIIERENKSARDIRLSFNNPSTHMHISEIAIDTILSNLVNNALFYSPEDTPISISISPTIDKKMMIVISNTSTHDYSEADLEQFFEPLWQKDNSRTSSERYGLGLAIVKSYCDNIGASLSVVLEPEKQVVFTILL; this is translated from the coding sequence GTGACATTAGTAAGTGAAGACACGGAAGAAATAGAGTTTGATTTTGCAGATGAATTCATGCCTGAATTTTCAGGGTTTAACGACCCAGAATACTTTCAATTATGGCTAAATGAAGAAATATTTGAACGCTCACAAACCCTTGATATTTTTGAAATAAATTCATTGCCTAAATTGAGTCTTCCTATAAATACATCTTCTATTACCAACATTACTTTACCAGATGGACGTTCAGGCAGAATGTATTCCACAACATTTAAACCTCAAATTGAAAGCGATGTACGGGAAGATTTTGGAATTACCAAGGAAGAGTTTTCTAAAACACAACAGCCTATGTCATTAGCCTATGCCATAAGTAACGAAAACTTAAATCAAATACTCTGGTTTGTAGATATCATATTTTTAGTTACCTCTATTATAGCCATTGTCGCAGTTAAAATAATTGTATTTAATGTGGTTGAACGTGGCTTAATCCCCCTTGTTAAACTCAATGATGACCTCAAACAAATTAATTTAAATTCTCAAATTAGCACCATATCGACTGACAACCTACCTGAAGAACTTATCTCAATCGCCAGCGGAATTAACCATTTTATCAGTGAAAATAAAGTGCTTTATTCACGTGAAAAAAGGATCACCTCGGATATTGCTCATGAATTAAAAACCCCTATTGCAGAATTACTCAGCTTGAGTGAAGTCGCGATTAAGTTTCCACATGAAAGACAAATATCTGACACGTATAAAAGTGACGTGCTAGATATTGCACAACGTCTAAAGAACATTGTTAATGGCATTCTTTTACTACAAAAAAGTACATCTGGCGTTGAATTACAGAAGACTGACGTCAACATAGAATCACTTCTTAAATGTATTATTGAACGTGAAAATAAATCAGCAAGAGACATTCGCTTAAGCTTTAACAATCCATCTACGCATATGCATATAAGCGAAATAGCCATTGACACTATATTGTCTAACTTGGTCAATAATGCGCTGTTTTACAGCCCCGAAGATACGCCTATTTCTATATCAATTAGCCCCACAATAGACAAAAAGATGATGATAGTAATATCAAATACCAGCACCCATGATTATTCTGAGGCAGATTTAGAGCAATTTTTCGAACCTCTTTGGCAAAAGGATAACTCAAGAACTTCATCAGAACGATATGGATTGGGACTAGCAATAGTGAAGTCTTATTGTGACAACATTGGCGCCTCATTATCTGTGGTGCTAGAGCCAGAAAAACAGGTCGTCTTTACGATATTATTGTGA
- a CDS encoding DUF5916 domain-containing protein has translation MNQYRYLGYIFSHLMCAFNAHSQDMIIDGVLDENQWQLTLTLTKSYQVLPQTLVRDDNQFSYRLLTTDKGIYLGLTAKTQKALRVRTQENDSIFSNDHFQVMLDMKNNEQQSYVFAINHQGNYFDGIYDVDKVLDLDWDTQWDYKVTTNDNSWVAEVFIPWSAMSFGIEDQNQFGVYVSRFDESSNATYASEPANPQMNSFFQRFSKYSSRVLNQTSFDLFPYVSFNQDFLNTRNSESVGAEVFWQPSKGQRLSATLNPDFGQVESDELVVNFSAIENFFSEKRPFFNHNQSLFEVTGPETLTLVHSPRIGGNNFYDEAHQSELHSALKYTLNSANYDVGVLSAFEKPTTRGDGRDFLALRGQYSFGASKVGLSLNHVNTPNIDRQATVLSSDIHYAITDNTSLNLGIIKANIKQYNKTEADIGWWLTGSSDIAGQHTHEFSMFSYGEHLQLNDIGFVKRVNRKQFEYQYQYQIPNVASTLIRDITFALETEIKTNFQHEKLPHVIGAAAELLTQDEFEYGLSIEMISSGFDDLVTRGNLALWLPSSQILELEVASAEYLWGQYEFELALGTEGWNGYFYDMQTSIAQQLNQDFNVSFTVSQYHSNSWVDWDQDNMISEFSFTEQGVELSMDYQIDANQELRIKFEAVIGKANNLNTYVIQADGSVQRLHKSEDFAFGENTFQLRYKYSFSKLTALYLSYGFGGEYEDELAKFGKRNLYTRAIKSKNAHNLFGKIRLHF, from the coding sequence GTGAATCAGTATAGATATTTAGGTTACATTTTTAGCCATTTAATGTGTGCATTCAATGCACATTCACAAGACATGATAATCGATGGCGTTCTTGATGAAAACCAGTGGCAGTTAACCCTTACCCTCACAAAGAGTTATCAAGTTTTACCCCAAACTCTTGTCCGAGATGACAATCAGTTTTCGTACCGACTGCTAACCACGGATAAGGGCATATATTTAGGTTTAACCGCTAAGACTCAAAAAGCGTTACGTGTTCGCACTCAAGAAAATGACAGCATTTTTTCAAATGACCACTTTCAAGTCATGCTAGATATGAAAAACAATGAACAACAAAGTTATGTATTTGCCATAAATCATCAAGGTAACTATTTTGATGGTATCTATGATGTAGATAAAGTGTTGGATCTTGATTGGGATACTCAGTGGGATTATAAGGTAACAACTAACGATAACAGTTGGGTAGCTGAAGTGTTTATTCCATGGAGTGCAATGTCATTTGGAATTGAAGACCAAAATCAATTTGGGGTGTATGTGAGCCGCTTTGACGAAAGCAGTAATGCGACTTATGCGTCAGAGCCAGCTAATCCACAAATGAACAGCTTTTTTCAACGGTTTTCAAAATATTCAAGCAGGGTGCTTAATCAGACTAGTTTTGACTTGTTTCCTTATGTTTCATTTAATCAAGATTTTCTAAATACCCGTAATAGCGAGTCAGTTGGTGCTGAGGTGTTTTGGCAGCCATCAAAAGGACAACGGTTAAGTGCAACGCTTAACCCTGATTTTGGACAAGTAGAATCAGATGAACTGGTCGTCAATTTTTCAGCCATTGAAAACTTTTTTTCAGAAAAACGACCTTTCTTTAATCACAATCAAAGCTTATTCGAAGTCACCGGACCTGAAACTCTAACACTGGTGCATTCACCCAGAATTGGAGGCAATAATTTCTATGACGAAGCACATCAAAGTGAGCTTCATTCTGCCCTAAAATACACTCTAAATAGTGCAAATTATGATGTAGGTGTTTTGTCTGCTTTTGAAAAGCCTACAACAAGGGGGGATGGTAGAGATTTTCTAGCCTTGCGTGGTCAATACTCGTTTGGTGCAAGCAAAGTCGGCTTATCTTTAAACCATGTTAATACGCCGAATATAGATAGACAGGCCACCGTTTTATCATCTGATATACATTATGCCATCACTGATAACACGTCTCTAAACCTTGGGATCATCAAGGCAAATATAAAACAATACAACAAAACCGAAGCAGATATTGGCTGGTGGCTTACAGGAAGTAGTGATATTGCTGGGCAACACACTCACGAATTTAGTATGTTTTCCTATGGAGAGCATTTACAACTTAATGACATCGGATTTGTAAAGCGGGTGAACCGTAAACAATTTGAATACCAGTATCAATATCAAATACCCAATGTGGCGTCGACGTTAATAAGGGATATAACATTTGCACTCGAAACAGAAATAAAAACAAACTTCCAACATGAAAAGCTACCTCATGTGATTGGTGCTGCTGCAGAGCTGCTAACACAAGATGAATTTGAGTACGGGCTTTCAATCGAAATGATCTCATCTGGATTTGATGACCTCGTTACCCGTGGCAATCTTGCCTTATGGTTACCCTCGTCACAAATTTTAGAGCTTGAAGTCGCCTCTGCTGAATATTTATGGGGGCAATACGAATTTGAGTTAGCGCTGGGTACTGAAGGATGGAATGGTTATTTCTATGATATGCAAACCAGCATTGCCCAACAATTGAATCAAGACTTCAATGTAAGTTTTACCGTTTCTCAATACCACAGCAATAGTTGGGTAGATTGGGACCAAGACAATATGATTAGCGAGTTCAGTTTTACAGAGCAAGGTGTTGAGCTGAGTATGGATTATCAAATAGATGCTAATCAAGAGCTACGCATCAAATTCGAAGCAGTTATTGGTAAAGCAAACAATCTAAATACATATGTCATTCAGGCTGATGGTTCAGTACAACGTTTGCACAAGAGTGAAGACTTTGCGTTTGGTGAAAACACATTTCAATTACGTTATAAGTATTCGTTTTCTAAATTAACCGCATTGTACTTAAGTTACGGTTTTGGTGGCGAATATGAGGATGAGTTGGCTAAATTTGGAAAAAGAAACTTATATACAAGGGCTATTAAGTCAAAGAATGCCCACAATCTCTTTGGGAAAATAAGGCTACATTTTTAA
- a CDS encoding ShlB/FhaC/HecB family protein encodes MQLFFKLFTTISFIVTFVLSGLAASEEQTCEQTKNVKFVPYDIFDLSEKGTIFLHHWANFLHIKTKHKTLINESAFFLNKCQINDDDLLELERHLRKEKYIRNAAVTYHEDNTIEVQTWDNWSLMPTVDFGRKGGKNKFAIGIKDRNLLGLGIDAEVEYFSNDQRTGYKLKTQFPLFLKNNINVSIRLTSNDDGTSEAIFLQKKFVSFDTRNAYKIGFDNFDQIDTQYENGIESSQYTHHKNFSTVDWQWLQQDSATDTLRFGLGFTHDTHRFLELTDSAISSNLPSKILPLDRSFNYPFLTVEYLQKDYRKLTNLNVINQIEDFNLGWNVIASMGSDLSNNEASPAILWQSHLSKGFDVFNNAIWLFEASFEAEVYANSKVENRLLLNINTEYFYKFNDNWGAYFKQANQFSKNQFLDSPIVLGGESGVRGYPLQFQHGKHSAQLTVEARYYPHINIYKLLELGAAAFIDSGRVFGRVDSSLPDSPLMTSVGLGARFFSTHSSEARVIHVDIIKPVSSDPNVNSVEFRITTKHSF; translated from the coding sequence ATGCAGTTGTTTTTTAAACTTTTTACGACTATCAGTTTCATTGTTACCTTTGTACTTTCTGGTCTAGCCGCTAGCGAAGAGCAAACGTGTGAGCAAACAAAAAACGTTAAGTTCGTACCTTATGATATTTTTGACCTCTCTGAAAAAGGCACCATATTTCTTCATCATTGGGCAAATTTTCTTCATATAAAAACCAAACATAAAACACTCATCAATGAGTCTGCATTCTTCCTAAATAAATGCCAAATAAACGATGACGATTTACTGGAGTTAGAGCGGCACCTTCGAAAGGAAAAATACATTCGGAATGCTGCAGTAACTTACCACGAAGATAATACAATCGAGGTGCAGACCTGGGATAATTGGTCTTTGATGCCCACCGTTGATTTCGGTAGAAAAGGTGGAAAAAACAAATTTGCGATAGGCATAAAAGACCGAAATCTATTGGGGTTGGGTATTGATGCAGAGGTTGAGTACTTTAGTAATGATCAGCGTACTGGTTATAAACTTAAAACCCAATTTCCCCTATTTTTAAAAAACAACATCAACGTCAGCATTCGGCTGACAAGTAATGATGATGGCACATCAGAAGCCATATTCTTACAAAAGAAATTTGTCAGTTTTGATACGCGTAACGCTTATAAAATTGGTTTTGATAACTTTGATCAAATTGACACACAGTATGAAAATGGCATTGAATCTTCTCAATATACTCATCATAAAAACTTCTCAACTGTTGATTGGCAATGGCTGCAGCAAGACTCTGCCACCGACACATTAAGATTTGGATTAGGTTTCACCCACGACACACATCGCTTTTTAGAATTAACCGACTCAGCAATATCCAGCAACTTGCCGAGTAAAATTTTACCGTTAGATAGGTCCTTTAATTATCCTTTTCTTACTGTTGAGTATCTCCAAAAAGATTATCGGAAACTAACTAACCTAAACGTCATAAACCAAATTGAGGACTTCAACTTAGGCTGGAATGTTATTGCCAGTATGGGTTCTGACTTGAGCAATAATGAAGCTTCCCCAGCAATACTGTGGCAGTCACATTTATCCAAAGGTTTTGACGTATTTAATAATGCTATTTGGCTATTTGAAGCCTCTTTCGAGGCAGAGGTGTATGCCAACAGTAAGGTCGAAAATAGGCTACTTCTAAACATTAATACTGAATATTTTTATAAGTTTAATGATAACTGGGGCGCCTATTTTAAACAGGCTAATCAATTCAGTAAAAACCAATTTTTGGACTCCCCTATTGTCCTGGGAGGTGAATCGGGTGTTAGGGGGTACCCGCTGCAGTTCCAGCACGGCAAACATAGTGCTCAATTAACGGTTGAGGCGCGTTACTACCCTCACATCAATATTTATAAATTACTCGAACTAGGCGCTGCCGCCTTTATTGATAGCGGCCGAGTGTTTGGGAGAGTCGACTCATCACTCCCCGACTCACCTTTGATGACATCTGTTGGCTTAGGGGCACGCTTCTTTTCAACTCACTCTAGCGAAGCCCGCGTTATTCACGTCGATATTATTAAACCTGTTTCCTCAGATCCCAACGTGAACAGCGTTGAATTTCGGATTACCACCAAACATTCATTTTAA